The Nitrospira tepida genome includes a window with the following:
- a CDS encoding NADH-quinone oxidoreductase subunit B, with protein MGLIQIGRHDKDGQADVITTTVEKAVNWARKGSLWPMTFGLACCAIEMIAAVSSRYDMDRYGAGVFRASPRQSDLMIVAGTVCRRMAPVIRKIYDQMPEPKYVIAMGSCATSGNIYDSYSVVQGVDRFVPVDIYVPGCPPTPEALFDGILKLQERIMQKRVFVKQPEQVKQHLKA; from the coding sequence ATGGGCTTGATCCAAATCGGGCGTCACGACAAAGACGGTCAGGCGGACGTGATCACGACCACCGTCGAGAAGGCGGTGAACTGGGCCCGCAAGGGTTCGTTGTGGCCGATGACCTTCGGTCTGGCCTGCTGCGCGATAGAAATGATCGCCGCCGTCTCGTCCCGCTACGATATGGACCGGTACGGCGCGGGCGTCTTTCGCGCCTCGCCGCGCCAATCGGACCTCATGATCGTCGCCGGGACCGTATGCCGGCGGATGGCGCCGGTGATCAGGAAAATTTACGACCAGATGCCCGAGCCCAAATACGTCATCGCGATGGGGTCCTGTGCTACCTCGGGCAACATTTACGACAGTTACAGCGTCGTGCAGGGGGTCGACCGATTCGTCCCGGTCGATATCTATGTCCCCGGGTGCCCTCCGACGCCGGAGGCGCTCTTCGACGGGATTCTCAAGCTGCAAGAGCGCATCATGCAGAAACGAGTCTTCGTCAAGCAGCCGGAGCAGGTGAAGCAGCACCTGAAAGCGTGA
- a CDS encoding NADH-quinone oxidoreductase subunit A, protein MAGTELLLEYLNSYFPILLFIFVALAFGVVTLIVSYLVQPKYPEPEKLSTYECGSEPFSDARMPFPVRYYIFAMLFVIFDIEIIFLYPWAVVFDKIGLIGLLEMIIFIGLFVIAYVYAWRKGALEWD, encoded by the coding sequence ATGGCCGGAACCGAGCTGCTCCTCGAATATCTCAACAGTTACTTCCCCATCCTGCTGTTCATTTTCGTCGCGCTGGCGTTTGGGGTCGTCACATTGATCGTGAGCTATCTCGTTCAACCCAAGTACCCGGAACCGGAAAAACTGAGCACCTATGAATGTGGATCGGAGCCCTTTTCAGATGCGCGCATGCCGTTCCCGGTCCGGTACTACATTTTTGCGATGCTGTTCGTCATCTTCGATATCGAGATCATCTTTCTGTATCCCTGGGCCGTCGTGTTCGACAAGATCGGCTTGATCGGGCTCCTTGAAATGATCATTTTCATCGGCCTGTTCGTCATCGCCTATGTCTATGCCTGGCGAAAAGGCGCCTTGGAGTGGGATTGA
- a CDS encoding NADH-quinone oxidoreductase subunit C — protein MTADSLHPMARRIKDAFPEGFVKAVEWRGDLAVTVTPDALHRVARLLHDDPALDFDYIVHVSSVDWPEDEERFEVVYEFYSIRKRHRIRLKTRVRESDCVVDSLCDIWKGADFMEREVFDMMGIRFRNHPDLRRILMPDEYTEGYPLRKDFPLRGKGWRDTFDFLNEPMS, from the coding sequence ATGACCGCCGACTCCCTGCATCCCATGGCCCGCCGGATCAAGGACGCCTTCCCGGAAGGTTTCGTGAAGGCGGTCGAATGGCGGGGCGACCTGGCTGTGACGGTCACACCGGACGCGCTGCACCGCGTGGCGCGGCTGCTTCACGACGACCCCGCATTGGATTTTGATTATATCGTGCACGTCAGCTCCGTCGATTGGCCCGAAGATGAGGAGCGGTTCGAAGTCGTCTATGAGTTCTACTCCATCAGGAAACGCCATCGCATTCGGCTCAAAACACGGGTCCGCGAGTCGGACTGTGTCGTGGATTCCCTCTGCGACATTTGGAAAGGCGCCGACTTCATGGAGCGGGAAGTCTTCGACATGATGGGTATCCGTTTTCGGAATCATCCCGATTTGCGCCGCATTTTGATGCCCGATGAATATACGGAGGGGTACCCGCTCCGGAAGGATTTTCCGCTTCGCGGCAAGGGATGGCGCGACACCTTCGATTTCTTGAACGAACCGATGTCCTAA
- the nuoD gene encoding NADH dehydrogenase (quinone) subunit D: MASRPFEDQRTTVYKVDPQHPESETLPTLRTEELLLNMGPQHPSTHGVLKVILELEGERIVKSIPVMGYLHRGVEKLAEEGTYHQFIPHTDRLDYVCAMYNNYAYCRAVEKLVNITVPERAEYLRTIVAEVQRIIGHLFWLGTQALDIGAMTVFFYTFRDREILLDWFDELCGARLTTSWYRIGGVERDFTPALFEKIRKFLDYFPPKIEEYVVFLEKNRIWLARTKGVAVISAEDAVNFGLSGPTLRGSGVDYDLRKYESYGAYPRCEFSVPVGKNGDTYDRYWIRVLEMHESVKIIRQCLEQIPAEGPVMADVPSVTLPPKERVFTNLESMIQQFKLFSQGFNAPPGEIYCGTEAHKGELGFYIVSTGGGKPYRLKIRSPSFIHMGAFDFMAKGYMIADAVTIFGTYDIVMGECDR, encoded by the coding sequence ATGGCGTCCCGACCCTTCGAAGACCAACGCACGACCGTCTACAAGGTCGACCCGCAACATCCGGAGAGCGAGACCCTCCCGACGTTGCGCACGGAAGAATTGCTGCTGAACATGGGGCCGCAGCACCCCAGCACGCACGGCGTGTTGAAGGTGATTCTCGAGCTGGAAGGCGAGCGGATCGTCAAGTCCATCCCGGTCATGGGCTACCTGCACCGCGGAGTCGAAAAGCTGGCGGAGGAGGGCACCTACCACCAGTTCATTCCGCACACGGACCGGCTGGACTACGTCTGCGCCATGTACAACAACTACGCCTATTGCCGGGCGGTCGAGAAGCTGGTCAACATCACCGTCCCGGAACGGGCGGAGTATCTGCGAACGATCGTCGCCGAGGTCCAGCGCATCATCGGCCACCTCTTCTGGCTGGGCACGCAGGCGCTCGACATCGGGGCCATGACGGTCTTTTTCTATACGTTTCGGGATCGGGAGATTCTGCTGGATTGGTTCGACGAGCTGTGCGGAGCCCGGCTGACCACGAGTTGGTACCGCATCGGCGGGGTCGAGCGGGATTTCACGCCGGCCCTCTTCGAGAAGATCCGCAAGTTCCTCGATTACTTTCCGCCGAAAATCGAGGAATACGTCGTATTCCTCGAAAAGAACCGCATCTGGCTGGCCCGGACCAAGGGCGTGGCCGTCATCTCGGCTGAAGATGCCGTCAATTTCGGGTTGAGCGGCCCGACCTTGCGCGGCTCCGGAGTGGATTACGACCTGCGGAAGTACGAATCCTACGGCGCCTATCCTCGCTGCGAGTTCAGCGTGCCGGTCGGCAAGAACGGCGACACCTATGACCGGTATTGGATTCGAGTCTTGGAAATGCACGAGAGCGTCAAGATCATCCGCCAGTGCCTGGAGCAGATCCCGGCTGAGGGTCCGGTCATGGCGGATGTCCCCAGCGTGACGCTGCCGCCGAAAGAACGGGTCTTTACCAACTTGGAATCGATGATTCAGCAGTTCAAATTGTTCTCCCAGGGGTTCAATGCGCCGCCGGGCGAAATCTACTGCGGCACCGAGGCCCACAAGGGCGAACTCGGGTTCTATATCGTGAGCACGGGCGGCGGGAAACCGTACCGGTTGAAAATCCGTTCGCCTTCCTTCATTCATATGGGCGCCTTTGATTTCATGGCCAAGGGGTACATGATCGCCGACGCGGTCACGATCTTCGGCACCTATGACATCGTGATGGGGGAGTGCGACCGATAA